In one Sphingobacterium daejeonense genomic region, the following are encoded:
- a CDS encoding M14 family zinc carboxypeptidase, which yields MKLFVLSLGLLAATTCSNPFSGSSSADIPGYKLDTAQMNKIYETYKEPALVSRRFKHKDIDSLLQLHKKTDVFKITQIGKSVEGRSINELEYGNGEKKVMLWSQMHGDEPTATMALFDLFNFLEGKDDGFDSVRNILKNNLNIHFIPMLNPDGAERFLRRNAQSIDLNRDARANQTVEGALLKSRAKEIKPRYGFNLHDQNIYYNVPGTKNPVTISLLAPAYNTEREINDVREGAMQIIVGMNNILQQYVPDAVAKYDDTYTPRGFGDNFQSWGASTVLIESGGLKGDPEKQQIRKLNFIIILNALMEIAQGTYENYDAQGYEDIPFNASNMHDVVIRGLEFGSDSIPLKSDIGLRRGEVTDGRDFYVRGRVEDIGDLPESFGYDEVQGEGLKFIQGKIAEKPVPSFESITPEIAYDLLKKGYMGVQVQTLKPEQANMFHNLPIHVFTGTSFATTPMIDLGGTANFYIGDSNGNLKYAILNGYLIDLSKPLSEVGLLKNRVL from the coding sequence ATGAAGTTATTTGTCCTTTCCTTAGGTCTTCTGGCCGCAACAACTTGTAGTAATCCATTTTCAGGGTCTTCCTCTGCCGATATTCCAGGATATAAACTGGACACTGCACAGATGAATAAAATTTATGAAACATACAAAGAACCTGCTTTAGTTTCCAGAAGGTTTAAACATAAAGACATTGATTCTTTATTGCAGCTGCATAAAAAAACAGATGTGTTCAAGATTACTCAAATTGGCAAATCCGTCGAAGGCCGTTCTATCAATGAACTGGAATACGGAAATGGCGAAAAGAAGGTCATGCTATGGTCTCAGATGCATGGGGATGAACCCACTGCAACGATGGCCTTATTTGATCTGTTCAATTTTCTGGAAGGAAAGGATGATGGATTTGATAGTGTCAGGAATATCCTGAAGAATAATTTGAACATTCATTTTATTCCGATGTTAAATCCAGATGGTGCAGAGCGTTTTTTGAGACGCAATGCTCAAAGTATTGATTTAAATCGAGATGCTCGAGCTAATCAGACTGTTGAAGGTGCTTTGTTGAAATCTAGGGCTAAAGAGATTAAGCCTCGTTATGGTTTCAATCTCCATGATCAAAATATATATTATAATGTTCCTGGAACAAAGAATCCAGTTACGATTTCCTTATTGGCACCGGCTTACAATACAGAACGGGAGATCAATGATGTAAGAGAGGGCGCGATGCAGATCATTGTTGGAATGAACAATATCTTGCAGCAATATGTTCCTGATGCGGTCGCTAAATATGATGATACGTATACACCAAGAGGATTTGGAGATAATTTTCAATCCTGGGGCGCAAGTACTGTTCTTATTGAATCTGGTGGATTAAAAGGAGATCCGGAGAAACAGCAGATTAGAAAATTGAATTTTATCATTATTCTAAACGCCTTAATGGAAATCGCTCAAGGAACGTATGAAAATTACGATGCCCAAGGATATGAAGATATCCCATTTAATGCAAGCAATATGCATGATGTTGTAATTCGTGGATTGGAATTTGGTTCTGATTCAATTCCTTTGAAAAGCGATATTGGATTGAGACGAGGGGAAGTGACGGATGGCAGAGATTTCTATGTGCGTGGCAGGGTAGAGGATATTGGTGATTTACCGGAATCGTTTGGCTATGATGAGGTACAAGGCGAAGGGCTGAAGTTTATCCAGGGAAAAATCGCAGAAAAACCTGTTCCATCCTTTGAATCGATAACTCCTGAAATCGCCTATGATCTGTTGAAAAAAGGCTATATGGGTGTTCAAGTACAAACTTTAAAACCTGAGCAAGCCAACATGTTCCATAATCTGCCTATCCATGTATTTACCGGAACATCCTTTGCAACAACCCCAATGATAGACCTTGGAGGTACTGCAAACTTCTATATCGGCGACTCCAACGGCAACCTCAAATACGCCATCCTCAATGGCTATTTAATTGACCTCAGCAAACCGCTGAGCGAAGTAGGACTGTTGAAGAATAGGGTATTGTAG
- a CDS encoding ATP-binding cassette domain-containing protein, translating into MWTPFNSVYTSDKQLLTGGYLVLKVGDVIGLLGRNGTGKTTLMKIIFGALKAQNAYIRVNGKKVRTAFSTREVCYLPQDSFLPTAFTVKKSIEFMLSNKERIRKVEEDEIIKTILNTKIADISGGELRYLEIILLIEQEATFILLDEPFSGLSPLLKENIQEVIVSKSKEKGFLISDHDYMNVLDISNQLMLLENGGCRKINRREELEQFYVPIGTFDNDRNH; encoded by the coding sequence TTGTGGACTCCGTTCAATTCAGTTTATACCAGCGACAAACAATTGCTGACTGGAGGGTATTTGGTACTAAAAGTCGGAGATGTAATAGGACTTTTGGGACGAAATGGAACTGGGAAAACAACATTGATGAAAATAATTTTTGGTGCTCTTAAAGCTCAAAATGCTTATATCCGAGTGAATGGCAAAAAAGTAAGGACCGCATTTTCAACCCGTGAGGTATGCTATTTGCCCCAAGACAGTTTTCTTCCTACTGCTTTTACTGTTAAAAAATCCATTGAATTTATGCTTTCTAACAAAGAAAGAATAAGAAAAGTGGAAGAAGATGAAATCATCAAAACTATTCTTAATACCAAAATAGCGGATATTTCTGGCGGTGAACTACGTTATCTCGAAATTATACTTCTGATCGAGCAAGAGGCAACATTTATCCTATTGGACGAGCCCTTTTCTGGACTATCACCTCTGTTGAAAGAGAATATACAGGAGGTAATTGTCTCCAAATCAAAAGAAAAAGGATTTCTGATCTCTGACCATGATTATATGAATGTTTTGGATATCTCTAATCAATTGATGTTGTTGGAAAATGGAGGTTGCCGGAAAATTAACAGAAGAGAAGAGTTGGAACAGTTCTATGTTCCTATTGGTACTTTTGATAATGACAGAAACCATTGA
- a CDS encoding LD-carboxypeptidase, with amino-acid sequence MNKRSFIKSLGVGLAAIPMFGKSEALAMANQIQPLLKGNVLKAGDTIGIIAPASAVTGEDSITLTKEVLEYFGFKVKEGKYIRERYGNLAGTDDQRLEDLHAMFSDKSVAGILCVRGGAGASRLLQRIDYDMIAKNPKSFDRIQ; translated from the coding sequence ATGAATAAACGTTCATTTATTAAATCTTTGGGAGTAGGATTGGCTGCTATCCCTATGTTTGGAAAATCTGAAGCATTGGCGATGGCCAATCAAATCCAACCCCTATTAAAAGGGAATGTCTTGAAAGCTGGTGATACCATTGGTATCATTGCTCCGGCAAGTGCAGTAACTGGAGAAGACTCCATTACCCTGACGAAGGAAGTTTTGGAATACTTTGGATTTAAGGTTAAGGAAGGTAAATATATTCGCGAGCGATATGGAAATCTTGCCGGAACGGATGACCAACGATTGGAGGACTTGCATGCTATGTTTTCAGACAAATCTGTTGCTGGCATATTATGCGTCCGCGGAGGAGCAGGCGCATCTAGGTTATTGCAGCGCATCGATTATGATATGATTGCCAAAAATCCCAAAAGCTTTGATCGGATACAGTGA
- a CDS encoding sulfatase-like hydrolase/transferase — protein sequence MNTNLYIKLILSLLFSFALSFVSAQDSKKPNIILILSDDLGIGDLSAYFNKYETPNLDKLGQEGIRFTNYYSASPICSPSRAGLLTGQQPAKLHFTTFLNTRADNRKKNQVDYLDPNVQTMAKVLKNNGYKTAHFGKWHLGGGRDVQDAPNFDKYGFDAWSGTYESPDPDPALTATDWIWSDQDSVKRWNRTKYFVDKTLNFLKEHKGEPCFINVWTDDVHTPWVAGDDETGKYPGKPNEEKSFQNILKEYDKQIGRLMDGLKELGVDDNTIVIFISDNGPLPNFRQDRSAGYRGSKLSLYEGGIRLPLLIRWPAKIKPGQVDSTTIVSALDFLPSFAKITDSKIPKRKVLDGQDISKAWLGSAVKRNKPVIWEYGRNDTTAFSFPKKINKSPALAVRDGDWKFMMNSDQTAMELYNLKTDPKEQNNLIKDQPTLVKKYSKILSDWWGKTP from the coding sequence ATGAATACTAACTTATATATAAAATTAATTTTATCGTTATTGTTTTCTTTTGCCTTGTCATTTGTTTCTGCTCAAGATTCTAAGAAACCCAACATTATCCTGATTCTATCAGATGATTTAGGAATCGGTGACTTGAGTGCCTATTTTAATAAATATGAAACACCAAATCTAGATAAGTTAGGTCAAGAAGGTATTAGATTTACAAATTATTACAGCGCTTCTCCAATTTGTTCACCTTCCAGAGCCGGTCTGTTGACAGGGCAGCAGCCAGCCAAACTGCATTTTACGACATTCTTAAACACGCGAGCAGATAATAGGAAGAAAAATCAAGTAGATTATTTAGATCCAAATGTCCAAACGATGGCCAAAGTTTTAAAAAACAACGGTTATAAAACTGCACATTTTGGGAAATGGCATTTAGGTGGGGGAAGAGATGTTCAGGACGCACCGAATTTTGATAAATATGGGTTTGATGCTTGGTCGGGAACTTATGAAAGTCCAGACCCCGATCCTGCATTAACAGCTACCGATTGGATATGGTCTGATCAGGATAGCGTCAAACGTTGGAATAGAACCAAGTATTTTGTTGATAAAACCTTGAACTTCCTAAAGGAACACAAAGGTGAGCCTTGTTTTATCAATGTTTGGACGGATGATGTCCATACTCCATGGGTAGCTGGAGATGATGAAACCGGAAAATATCCCGGTAAACCCAATGAAGAAAAAAGCTTCCAAAATATCTTGAAGGAATATGATAAACAAATCGGTCGTTTAATGGACGGATTGAAAGAACTCGGTGTCGATGATAATACTATTGTGATTTTTATTAGCGATAACGGTCCATTACCAAACTTTAGACAAGATCGATCCGCAGGATATAGAGGTAGCAAATTATCATTGTATGAAGGCGGAATCAGATTGCCATTATTAATCCGTTGGCCGGCAAAAATAAAACCAGGGCAGGTAGATTCTACAACGATTGTATCTGCTTTGGACTTCTTGCCTAGTTTTGCAAAAATTACAGATTCTAAAATTCCAAAAAGAAAGGTCTTGGATGGTCAGGACATCAGCAAAGCTTGGCTGGGCTCTGCGGTCAAAAGAAACAAACCTGTAATCTGGGAATATGGACGTAATGACACGACTGCCTTTAGCTTCCCAAAAAAGATCAATAAAAGCCCAGCACTAGCGGTTCGGGATGGCGACTGGAAGTTCATGATGAACAGCGACCAAACAGCAATGGAACTTTATAACTTAAAAACTGACCCTAAAGAACAAAACAATCTGATTAAAGATCAACCTACGCTGGTGAAAAAATATTCAAAAATCCTTAGTGACTGGTGGGGCAAAACTCCCTGA
- a CDS encoding arylsulfatase, whose product MPLNLFSQSKPNIVAVLVDDMGYSDLGCYGGEIPTPNIDQLAKDGLRFTNFYNAARCCPSRAALLTGVYPHQAGIGHMMEDKGEEHPAYRGHLNKQTVTIAELLKSAGYFTIMTGKWHVGQPKGVTPANRGFDRSLNAPAGGFYYGDHQNARLFLNGKRIQNDSPELPKNWYSTDLWTAFGLKFIDQAVEEKKPFLLYLAHNAPHFPLQAPLEEIEKFRGKYREGWEKFRERRYQKQIELGLIDPSWKLPPFNPNVPKWDSLSEQEKDKYDHLMAIYAAVVSRLDKSIGDLVKGLKEKGVYDNTVILFVSDNGGNPEPSAEGRYQGENPGDSKSSIFLGQGWAEVGCTPFWSYKHHTHEGGISTAGIVSWPNGIKPDKKGTFINETAHITDILATVADFAGAKYPETYNENKITPTVGVSLKPLIEGKKLNRTKPVYWEHEGNKAILLDEWKLVAENKENWQLYNLKNDRTELKNVIEDNPKIANKLKDLYQDWYKKINAEPWEGNPVWFYDYEKAKEENARN is encoded by the coding sequence TTGCCTTTAAATTTATTTTCTCAATCCAAGCCGAATATTGTAGCTGTTCTGGTGGATGATATGGGATATTCGGATTTAGGTTGTTACGGTGGTGAAATACCAACTCCTAATATTGATCAACTCGCAAAAGATGGATTAAGATTTACTAATTTTTATAATGCTGCTAGATGTTGTCCATCTCGTGCGGCTTTACTTACGGGTGTATACCCTCACCAAGCAGGTATAGGTCATATGATGGAAGACAAAGGCGAAGAGCACCCAGCTTATAGAGGGCACTTGAATAAACAGACTGTCACCATTGCTGAGCTGTTGAAGTCAGCTGGTTATTTTACTATCATGACCGGGAAATGGCATGTTGGCCAACCTAAAGGTGTAACACCTGCTAACAGAGGCTTTGACAGATCATTGAATGCTCCTGCGGGAGGATTCTATTATGGTGACCATCAGAACGCACGATTATTTTTAAACGGAAAAAGAATTCAAAATGATTCTCCAGAACTTCCCAAGAATTGGTATTCCACGGATTTATGGACAGCGTTTGGACTTAAGTTCATTGACCAAGCTGTTGAAGAGAAAAAACCCTTCTTACTATATCTAGCACACAATGCTCCGCATTTTCCTTTGCAGGCACCATTGGAAGAAATTGAAAAATTCAGAGGTAAATACAGAGAAGGCTGGGAAAAGTTCAGGGAAAGAAGATATCAAAAACAGATTGAATTAGGATTAATTGATCCTTCATGGAAATTGCCGCCATTTAATCCCAATGTTCCTAAATGGGATAGTCTTTCTGAACAAGAAAAGGATAAATACGACCATTTGATGGCAATATATGCCGCGGTGGTTTCTCGCCTGGATAAAAGCATTGGTGATTTAGTCAAAGGCCTTAAAGAAAAAGGAGTCTATGATAATACGGTTATCCTTTTTGTGTCTGATAATGGAGGCAATCCTGAACCAAGTGCAGAAGGGAGATACCAAGGAGAAAATCCAGGAGATTCTAAATCTAGCATTTTCTTAGGACAAGGATGGGCAGAGGTAGGTTGTACGCCATTTTGGTCGTATAAACATCATACCCATGAAGGCGGAATTTCTACAGCGGGAATCGTGTCATGGCCAAATGGAATAAAACCCGACAAGAAAGGTACTTTTATCAATGAAACCGCACATATTACAGATATACTCGCTACTGTGGCCGACTTTGCCGGAGCGAAATATCCAGAAACTTACAATGAAAATAAAATTACTCCAACTGTAGGTGTCAGCTTAAAACCATTAATCGAAGGTAAAAAACTAAACCGTACAAAACCTGTTTATTGGGAGCACGAAGGAAACAAGGCCATTCTACTCGATGAATGGAAATTGGTTGCTGAGAACAAAGAAAATTGGCAATTATATAACTTGAAAAACGACCGTACAGAACTGAAAAATGTAATTGAAGATAATCCAAAAATAGCCAATAAATTAAAAGACCTTTACCAAGATTGGTATAAAAAAATAAATGCTGAACCTTGGGAAGGAAACCCAGTTTGGTTTTATGACTATGAAAAAGCAAAGGAGGAAAATGCTCGGAATTAA
- a CDS encoding sulfatase family protein translates to MQFVIAQQPANSEKPNILVIMADDLDSHQLSCYGGENIQTTHIDGLAKEGLKFNNMIASEAMCVPTRASLFTGLYPARHGAYQNHKPVKPNLKSVAHYLKDAGYRVGLTGKNHVTKPTSIFPFQIIPGFEEDCVASHDEYSLDSISKFVDNKADPFCLFVMSIDPHIPWNVGDPTEFNANELKLPAHWVDTKQTREDFRNYLAEIRRLDNQVGDVMKMLKEKNLLENTIVIFLGEQGPQFPGGKWTLYDNGQKSSMIIRWPKEIKGNSQTDAIVQYEDILPTLIEIAGGKNVDSLDGKSFYQVLHNHKKQHRDFAFGIHNNIPEGPAYPIRSIRDKKYKLILNLTPENDYYIKYMMNLNDKNLAYTTWMEKAKTDKNAKFLTDRIYRHPAVELYDIQSDPDELINLAEEPKYKAKVSEMKSTLEEWMLQQGDTGISMDVPIKK, encoded by the coding sequence ATGCAATTCGTAATTGCTCAACAACCTGCCAATTCAGAAAAGCCAAATATCCTCGTTATTATGGCAGATGATTTAGACAGTCACCAGCTGAGTTGTTATGGCGGAGAGAATATTCAGACAACACATATTGATGGTTTGGCAAAAGAAGGGTTGAAATTCAACAATATGATTGCTTCTGAAGCGATGTGTGTGCCAACACGAGCATCACTTTTTACCGGTTTATATCCTGCTAGGCATGGAGCTTATCAAAACCATAAACCCGTTAAACCTAATTTGAAAAGCGTAGCACATTACCTCAAAGATGCTGGATACAGAGTCGGACTTACAGGGAAAAACCATGTTACTAAACCTACCAGCATTTTTCCTTTTCAGATTATTCCGGGATTCGAAGAAGATTGTGTAGCTTCTCATGATGAATATTCTCTGGATAGCATTTCCAAATTTGTGGACAACAAAGCGGACCCTTTTTGTTTATTTGTGATGAGCATAGATCCGCATATCCCTTGGAATGTTGGAGATCCGACTGAATTCAATGCCAATGAACTCAAACTTCCAGCTCATTGGGTCGATACCAAACAAACAAGAGAAGACTTTAGGAATTATTTGGCAGAAATCAGAAGATTGGACAACCAAGTAGGCGATGTAATGAAGATGCTCAAAGAGAAAAATCTATTAGAAAATACCATTGTTATTTTCTTAGGAGAACAGGGACCGCAATTCCCGGGCGGTAAATGGACGCTTTATGATAATGGTCAGAAAAGTTCAATGATTATTCGATGGCCAAAAGAAATTAAAGGAAATTCCCAAACAGATGCCATCGTCCAATATGAAGATATATTACCCACGTTGATCGAAATTGCAGGAGGAAAAAATGTGGACTCATTGGATGGGAAAAGCTTCTATCAGGTATTGCATAACCATAAAAAACAACATCGGGATTTTGCCTTCGGAATTCATAATAATATCCCAGAAGGACCTGCTTATCCAATTCGAAGCATTAGAGACAAGAAATATAAATTAATCCTGAATCTTACTCCTGAAAATGATTATTACATCAAATATATGATGAACCTGAACGACAAAAATCTTGCTTATACAACTTGGATGGAGAAAGCCAAAACGGATAAAAATGCCAAATTTTTGACGGATAGAATTTACAGGCATCCTGCCGTGGAATTATATGATATTCAGTCTGATCCTGATGAATTGATTAACTTGGCTGAGGAACCAAAATACAAAGCTAAAGTAAGTGAGATGAAATCAACTTTGGAAGAATGGATGCTTCAGCAAGGAGATACCGGAATAAGTATGGATGTGCCAATTAAAAAATAA
- a CDS encoding PQQ-dependent sugar dehydrogenase yields MKRNHFIILFASFTIISMTFTSCNSSNKQNNSSDTTSTDSSHYGEYGSLERLAEPFSTEPKNKFSKILGWGPDQAPTAPDGFEVVRFADSLNSPRHVYVAPNGDIFVAQARTEKEGEDAEKIDSRNAFRDKSPNEIILFKDTDNDGKHDSQQVILKDLKQPFGMLVLGKFFYVANTDGLIRYGYNPEDGTLVSPQGEQILTLPAGGYNNHWTRNLISNKAGDKIFISVGSGSNVGENGMEYEERRAAILEVNPDGSGERIYASGLRNPVGMDLNPQTGILWTAVNERDELGDEIVPDYITEVKLGGFYGWPYYYWGNNVDPRWKDSIPNNIPDAIRPDYAVGSHTASLGLAFNKAAGFPEGAFVGQHGSWNRSEFSGYKVIFVPFSSGKPSGEPTDFLTGFIANKGNNEVYGRPVSVAFTKNYMLVTDDAANIIWSVIKK; encoded by the coding sequence ATGAAAAGAAATCACTTTATTATACTCTTTGCCTCTTTTACTATCATATCGATGACTTTTACTTCTTGTAACTCATCGAACAAACAGAATAATTCTAGTGATACGACTTCAACTGATTCCAGTCATTACGGTGAATATGGGAGTTTGGAACGTTTAGCGGAGCCATTCAGCACGGAACCAAAGAATAAATTTTCTAAAATCTTGGGTTGGGGTCCTGACCAGGCACCTACTGCTCCCGATGGATTTGAAGTAGTGAGATTTGCTGACAGTTTAAACAGCCCTAGGCACGTTTATGTAGCTCCCAATGGAGATATATTTGTGGCTCAGGCTAGAACAGAAAAAGAAGGTGAAGATGCAGAAAAAATTGATAGCAGAAACGCGTTCAGGGATAAAAGTCCTAATGAAATAATTTTATTTAAAGATACCGACAATGATGGCAAGCATGATAGCCAACAGGTAATCTTGAAGGATTTAAAGCAACCGTTTGGGATGCTCGTTTTAGGCAAATTCTTTTATGTAGCAAATACAGATGGTCTTATTCGCTATGGATACAATCCCGAAGATGGCACTTTGGTTTCACCACAGGGGGAGCAAATCCTGACACTTCCTGCTGGCGGATATAATAACCACTGGACTAGAAACTTGATCAGCAATAAGGCGGGTGATAAAATTTTTATTTCAGTAGGCTCAGGGAGTAATGTTGGAGAAAACGGGATGGAATATGAGGAACGCCGTGCGGCGATTTTAGAGGTCAATCCTGATGGTTCTGGCGAGCGAATTTATGCTTCAGGTCTTCGTAATCCTGTGGGCATGGACTTAAATCCTCAAACCGGAATCTTATGGACTGCTGTAAATGAACGCGATGAATTGGGCGATGAAATCGTCCCAGATTATATCACAGAAGTGAAATTAGGGGGATTTTATGGTTGGCCATACTATTATTGGGGGAACAATGTTGATCCCCGGTGGAAAGACAGCATCCCTAATAATATTCCAGATGCTATCAGACCTGATTACGCCGTCGGATCTCATACGGCTTCTTTAGGATTGGCTTTCAATAAGGCTGCGGGTTTCCCTGAAGGCGCATTTGTAGGGCAACATGGTTCCTGGAACCGATCAGAATTCTCAGGGTATAAGGTTATTTTTGTTCCTTTCTCAAGTGGGAAACCTTCTGGTGAACCGACGGATTTTCTGACAGGCTTTATTGCAAATAAAGGAAATAATGAGGTATATGGAAGACCTGTTTCTGTAGCCTTTACAAAGAACTATATGTTGGTTACTGATGACGCTGCAAATATAATTTGGTCAGTGATTAAGAAATAG
- a CDS encoding SusD/RagB family nutrient-binding outer membrane lipoprotein translates to MKKFIKIGKISILALGLLSLNSCKDYFDLTENPNLVQNPPLNALLTTATHKAAFNNYRIATFNNHYAQYFASPSAGSDTDTYQITNNSTTWNNLFYALADLYDYMVKSEEAAAYHHLGVAQALTAYQLALVSDTWGSVPYSQAFGKEPILTVPYDSEEDLYKEQIVLLNKALENFKKTDGSQTLTEKDDLLNGGDIDKWIRFTNGLKARALNKVSKKSTYNAKEVIAAAQASLESNAEDVGMATFDGVNPWASISRSNLQNVLDGWLSSNFIDQLNGTTYGIEDPRVSKITEKTVHGVYKGTRNGEGNTGAANTVRDECYISYNSPLSNDAAPLTILTYAEVKFIEAEAAFRDNNQALAYTAYQAGIKASMDKLGVPAADATKYITAVSKGQASLTLLDIFREKYVVTYLNSEAWNDVRRFDYKYKDFKLPVGAVLGDKFIRRVAYPAEEITENGSNVPAEVPLSTELWWDKP, encoded by the coding sequence ATGAAAAAATTCATCAAAATAGGAAAGATATCCATTTTAGCATTAGGGCTGTTATCATTGAATAGCTGTAAGGACTACTTTGATCTAACTGAAAACCCTAATTTGGTACAAAATCCTCCTTTAAATGCGCTGTTAACAACAGCAACACATAAAGCTGCATTCAACAATTATAGAATTGCAACTTTTAATAATCACTATGCTCAATATTTTGCCAGTCCTTCAGCAGGATCTGACACCGATACTTACCAAATAACCAATAACTCTACCACATGGAATAACTTATTCTATGCCTTGGCTGATTTATATGACTATATGGTAAAATCTGAAGAGGCTGCAGCCTATCACCATCTCGGGGTTGCTCAAGCTCTTACAGCGTATCAATTAGCATTGGTATCTGATACTTGGGGATCAGTACCTTACAGCCAAGCTTTTGGAAAGGAACCCATTTTAACCGTTCCTTATGATAGTGAAGAAGATCTATATAAAGAACAGATCGTTTTGCTAAACAAAGCTTTGGAAAACTTTAAGAAAACTGACGGTTCCCAAACATTGACAGAAAAAGACGATCTGTTGAATGGTGGAGATATCGATAAATGGATCCGTTTTACAAATGGACTGAAAGCAAGAGCGCTCAACAAAGTGAGCAAAAAATCAACATACAATGCAAAAGAAGTAATCGCAGCAGCTCAAGCATCCTTAGAATCTAATGCCGAAGATGTTGGTATGGCCACATTTGACGGGGTGAATCCTTGGGCATCTATTTCGAGAAGCAACCTTCAAAATGTTTTGGATGGCTGGTTGTCCAGCAACTTTATTGATCAATTAAATGGAACGACCTATGGCATAGAAGATCCTAGGGTATCTAAGATCACCGAGAAAACCGTTCATGGTGTTTATAAAGGAACCCGAAATGGCGAAGGTAACACCGGTGCTGCAAACACAGTCCGTGATGAATGCTATATCAGCTATAATTCACCATTGTCAAATGATGCAGCTCCATTAACGATCCTGACCTATGCTGAAGTAAAATTCATCGAGGCAGAAGCAGCATTCAGAGACAATAACCAGGCTTTGGCATATACTGCGTACCAAGCCGGAATAAAAGCCAGTATGGACAAATTAGGAGTGCCTGCAGCAGACGCTACCAAATATATCACGGCCGTTTCAAAAGGACAGGCAAGCCTTACCCTTTTGGATATATTCCGCGAAAAATATGTTGTTACTTATCTCAACTCCGAAGCATGGAACGATGTCCGCAGATTTGACTATAAATACAAAGACTTCAAACTGCCAGTCGGAGCTGTACTAGGCGATAAATTTATCCGCCGCGTAGCATACCCAGCAGAAGAAATCACAGAAAACGGATCCAATGTCCCAGCTGAAGTGCCATTAAGCACAGAATTATGGTGGGATAAGCCGTGA
- a CDS encoding S66 peptidase family protein, protein MENKLATYSNPDKKGDDIVQYKDRITTINPGVAEGKLLGGNLTLISGLCGSPFLPDFTGSILFLEEINESPEKVDRMFCQLMNAGILSKIKGFVFGKCTDCSPSGGYGSLNLDQILNDFIKPLNIPSYSGAVIGHINNQFLLPVGVRAKIDANKGTIEILEKALV, encoded by the coding sequence ATGGAAAATAAATTGGCAACCTATAGCAACCCAGATAAAAAAGGCGATGATATCGTGCAATATAAGGATAGAATTACGACCATCAATCCAGGTGTTGCTGAAGGGAAATTGTTGGGTGGTAACTTGACGTTGATTTCAGGTCTTTGTGGCTCGCCATTCTTGCCGGATTTTACAGGCAGCATTTTGTTTTTGGAGGAGATCAACGAGTCTCCGGAAAAAGTAGACCGTATGTTCTGTCAACTCATGAACGCAGGCATCCTTTCAAAAATCAAAGGCTTTGTTTTCGGTAAATGTACAGATTGTTCACCTTCAGGTGGTTATGGTTCCTTGAATTTAGACCAGATCCTGAATGATTTTATAAAACCATTGAACATTCCTTCTTACTCTGGTGCGGTTATTGGTCATATTAATAATCAATTTTTGTTGCCGGTAGGGGTAAGAGCGAAAATTGATGCCAATAAGGGTACAATAGAAATTTTAGAGAAAGCGTTGGTATAA